A window of Campylobacter lari subsp. lari contains these coding sequences:
- a CDS encoding ribonucleotide-diphosphate reductase subunit beta produces the protein MNRKRIYNPKSNETLNDRKVFNGNPHGILNFTKAKYTWALKLWDLMEANTWFPKEVDTTKDALDYRCNLTVAEKRMYDLVWSQLISMDSFQTNNLADNINPYITAPEINAVLARQAYEEANHSKSYAVMVEAICENTDLIYEMEKHDETLREKNDFISSIYEELAGEVDDNKLLLAMVANQILEGVYFYSGFTAIYALARAGKMLGSAQMIRFIQRDEITHLLLFQNMINSVRKERADLFNDANVSKIYDMFKKAGELEIKWGKYITQNQIMGFTDDIIEEYIHYLVDQRLIAINLDKIYNAKHPIKWVDDFSKFNDQKSNFFESKVTNYSKGSLSFDDF, from the coding sequence ATGAATAGAAAAAGAATTTACAATCCAAAATCAAATGAAACTTTAAATGATAGAAAAGTATTTAATGGTAATCCTCATGGGATTTTAAATTTCACCAAGGCAAAATACACTTGGGCTTTGAAGCTTTGGGATTTAATGGAGGCAAATACTTGGTTTCCAAAAGAAGTTGATACTACTAAAGATGCGCTTGATTATCGTTGCAATCTAACCGTAGCAGAAAAAAGAATGTATGATCTTGTATGGTCTCAGCTAATTTCTATGGATAGTTTTCAAACAAATAATTTAGCTGATAATATCAATCCTTACATCACAGCACCTGAAATCAATGCTGTTTTAGCACGACAAGCTTATGAAGAGGCAAATCACTCAAAATCTTATGCAGTAATGGTTGAAGCAATCTGTGAAAATACTGATTTAATCTATGAAATGGAAAAACACGATGAAACTTTAAGAGAAAAAAATGATTTCATTTCAAGTATTTATGAAGAATTAGCAGGTGAAGTAGATGATAATAAACTCTTGCTTGCAATGGTGGCAAATCAAATCTTAGAAGGAGTGTATTTTTATAGTGGTTTTACAGCTATTTATGCACTAGCGCGTGCAGGAAAAATGCTAGGATCGGCACAAATGATACGCTTTATACAAAGAGATGAGATCACTCACTTATTATTATTTCAAAATATGATTAATTCTGTGCGCAAAGAAAGAGCTGATTTGTTTAATGATGCCAATGTAAGTAAAATCTATGATATGTTTAAAAAAGCAGGTGAACTTGAAATTAAATGGGGTAAATACATCACTCAAAATCAAATCATGGGCTTTACAGATGATATTATAGAAGAATACATTCATTATCTAGTTGACCAAAGACTAATAGCTATTAATCTTGATAAAATTTATAACGCTAAACATCCTATTAAATGGGTGGATGATTTTTCTAAATTTAATGATCAAAAGAGTAATTTCTTTGAAAGTAAAGTTACTAATTACTCCAAAGGAAGTTTAAGTTTTGATGACTTCTAA
- the dba gene encoding disulfide bond formation protein Dba, translating to MEFLELLLIFIAIVLMIVKPEKEKLAFSILVISWAIMVFDYLGRKSGAILGLMNL from the coding sequence ATGGAGTTTTTAGAACTTTTGTTAATCTTTATCGCCATAGTCCTCATGATAGTTAAGCCAGAAAAAGAAAAATTAGCTTTTTCTATACTTGTAATTTCATGGGCTATTATGGTATTTGACTATTTAGGTCGTAAATCAGGCGCAATCTTAGGCCTAATGAATCTATAA
- the dsbI gene encoding disulfide bond formation protein DsbI, which yields MCDINKTKFFYFLMCLAGFLVILLPVGIANLIFGYMLGDSPCTSCWGQRESMIFIGVAALFVVRYGMKGKFLAFLLIATAFGLWQSFNHISGHAHRDLDQGFGLPIFGLHTYFWAEVVFWAVVLLLGVIFAFAPKFGSFEKEMEGTSFRKLSKFNLAAMVIVAFIVASNVFQAFVSTGPIPYSGQGDPVRFSLNPKYIIWDDSGWSKSWKSLSFLGKRDVKEPDFAFAPASEKLGIQFDNNISNAPFASIDENLKITNETKIDFPKAINTLDYINGEYVASSKWEVFFLDNNFSTKVDFVLDPYFSATINPIVGIIPYLDNKYILMGSNKTFLRFAQNPNADEALQYADFMKGANNFEGQGKDLGRGRIDTVRAKFHHILSTTTDGKYMYTATVPNNKDAKTFVISKISLADRVLSAEFTPKAELKEGKTLGDLYVTSMAFKDGKIYALSKKHNVIAVIDLDKEEVVKTISYPENITNARSLFFKDGKMHILSYQDGSNILYTLD from the coding sequence ATGTGTGATATTAACAAAACTAAATTCTTTTACTTTTTAATGTGCTTAGCAGGTTTTTTGGTTATTTTATTGCCTGTTGGAATTGCAAATTTAATCTTTGGCTATATGCTAGGCGATAGCCCTTGTACTTCTTGCTGGGGTCAAAGAGAATCAATGATTTTCATCGGTGTAGCAGCTTTATTTGTTGTACGCTATGGTATGAAAGGTAAATTTTTAGCTTTCCTTTTAATCGCAACAGCTTTTGGTTTATGGCAATCATTTAATCATATAAGTGGCCATGCGCACCGTGATCTTGATCAAGGTTTTGGTTTGCCTATTTTTGGTTTACATACTTATTTTTGGGCTGAAGTGGTATTTTGGGCTGTAGTTTTACTGCTTGGTGTAATTTTTGCTTTTGCTCCAAAATTTGGCTCTTTTGAAAAAGAAATGGAAGGAACTAGCTTTAGAAAATTAAGCAAATTTAATTTAGCTGCTATGGTTATTGTTGCTTTTATCGTAGCTTCAAATGTATTTCAAGCTTTCGTAAGCACAGGGCCAATTCCATATAGCGGACAAGGCGATCCAGTTCGTTTTAGTTTAAATCCAAAATACATCATTTGGGATGATTCAGGTTGGAGCAAAAGCTGGAAAAGCCTTTCTTTCTTGGGAAAACGCGATGTTAAAGAACCTGATTTTGCTTTTGCACCTGCTAGTGAAAAACTAGGTATTCAATTTGATAATAATATTAGCAATGCTCCGTTTGCAAGTATTGATGAGAATCTAAAAATAACAAACGAAACAAAAATTGATTTTCCTAAAGCTATCAATACACTTGATTATATCAATGGAGAGTATGTTGCAAGTTCAAAATGGGAAGTATTTTTCCTAGATAATAATTTTAGCACTAAAGTTGATTTTGTTTTAGATCCATATTTTTCAGCTACAATCAACCCTATCGTAGGAATTATCCCTTATTTAGATAATAAATATATCTTAATGGGTTCTAATAAAACTTTCTTAAGATTTGCTCAAAACCCTAATGCAGATGAGGCTTTACAATATGCTGATTTTATGAAAGGGGCAAATAATTTCGAAGGTCAAGGTAAAGATCTTGGTCGCGGTAGAATTGACACAGTTAGAGCTAAATTCCATCACATCTTAAGCACAACTACTGATGGAAAATATATGTACACAGCAACTGTTCCAAACAATAAAGATGCAAAAACTTTTGTAATTTCTAAAATTTCTTTAGCAGATAGAGTTCTTTCAGCTGAATTTACTCCTAAAGCTGAGTTAAAAGAAGGAAAAACTTTAGGCGATCTTTATGTAACTTCCATGGCATTTAAAGATGGTAAAATTTACGCATTAAGTAAAAAGCACAATGTTATTGCTGTAATTGATCTAGATAAAGAAGAAGTTGTAAAAACCATCTCTTATCCAGAAAATATAACTAATGCAAGAAGCTTATTCTTTAAAGATGGCAAAATGCACATCTTATCTTATCAAGATGGATCAAACATTCTTTATACACTTGATTAA